From Tissierellales bacterium, one genomic window encodes:
- a CDS encoding tetratricopeptide repeat protein: MNQTIDQYYLERAENLSFIELKKDYEIKEELVLKADMPIPIVIDDLVRGVKLNEMIEHIEWIKIADGMLYSIGVDQNMKYRKVYENLLYSYDSEIENYSWKKGIEMVQNGQLDDGIIYLRAATFLDITRPDLYYTLAFAYEEKAKSHLKNKEIAHANLFVTESTRIYEHILNIDEAYSLAYYKLGYHYYQNNLYIKAQLMWEKYLVLATDENLREEVKVNLKNIKDEVTYETGYTKILSGNVDGGLEDLKGLEEHYPGWWNLHFMLGLAHRQLGEFQVAIEKFERVLMLKPHQIDAINELGLCYVSLNQNLEAIEQFDKILQTEPNNAEILCNRGVAYLQMGENRRARADFEQASEIAPDDPIVRACMNEIERIMN, translated from the coding sequence ATGAATCAGACAATTGATCAATATTATTTAGAAAGAGCAGAAAATCTATCGTTTATAGAGCTTAAAAAAGATTATGAGATAAAAGAAGAATTGGTTTTAAAAGCAGATATGCCAATACCTATAGTTATAGATGATTTGGTTCGTGGAGTAAAATTAAATGAGATGATTGAGCATATAGAATGGATAAAGATAGCAGACGGTATGTTATACAGTATTGGTGTAGATCAAAATATGAAATACCGAAAAGTCTATGAAAACCTTCTATATAGTTATGATTCTGAAATAGAGAATTATTCTTGGAAAAAGGGTATAGAAATGGTTCAAAATGGACAACTTGATGACGGAATAATTTACCTAAGAGCAGCGACATTTTTGGATATAACAAGACCTGATCTATATTATACATTGGCATTTGCATATGAAGAAAAAGCTAAATCTCATTTAAAAAATAAAGAAATAGCGCATGCTAATTTGTTTGTAACTGAATCAACTAGGATTTACGAACATATATTGAATATAGATGAAGCTTATTCTCTTGCTTATTACAAATTAGGATATCACTACTACCAAAACAATTTGTATATAAAAGCTCAGTTGATGTGGGAAAAATACTTAGTGCTTGCTACGGATGAGAATTTGAGAGAAGAAGTTAAGGTCAATCTAAAAAATATAAAAGATGAAGTAACATATGAAACTGGGTATACCAAAATACTTAGCGGTAATGTAGATGGTGGATTAGAAGATTTAAAGGGTCTAGAGGAACATTATCCAGGATGGTGGAACTTGCATTTTATGCTTGGACTTGCACATAGACAACTTGGAGAATTCCAGGTAGCTATAGAAAAATTTGAGAGAGTGCTTATGCTGAAACCTCATCAAATAGATGCTATAAATGAACTTGGGCTTTGCTATGTTTCACTTAACCAAAATCTAGAAGCAATAGAGCAGTTTGATAAGATATTGCAAACTGAACCAAATAATGCAGAGATTTTGTGCAATAGAGGAGTAGCTTATTTACAAATGGGTGAAAATAGAAGAGCAAGAGCAGACTTTGAACAAGCTAGTGAAATTGCTCCAGATGATCCTATTGTTAGAGCATGTATGAATGAAATTGAAAGAATCATGAATTAG